One genomic region from Salvia hispanica cultivar TCC Black 2014 chromosome 2, UniMelb_Shisp_WGS_1.0, whole genome shotgun sequence encodes:
- the LOC125203605 gene encoding uncharacterized protein LOC125203605, translating into MMTRQPQNQQDHRSKALHELSALVLNIIRSPPPPLDFSDQSAAAHRRRRQGPSFQQMTPAGFASLLLGISLSLMLCGSMTFFIGLVLMPWVLGLVVSLYFVGVVSSISMIGRSIFCCNSSPRKDADAAPWKVM; encoded by the exons ATGATGACAAGACAGCCGCAGAATCAGCAGGATCATCGCTCCAAGGCCTTGCACGAGCTCTCAGCCCTAGTTCTGAATATCATCAGatctccgccgccgcccctCGACTTCTCCGATCAATCTGCGGCCGCGCACCGCCGCAGGAGGCAGGGGCCTTCGTTCCAGCAGATGACTCCCGCGGGATTCGCCTCTCTGCTTTTGGGGATTTCTCTGTCTCTGATGCTGTGTGGATCGATGACCTTTTTTATTGGATTGGTGTTGATGCCTTGGGTTTTAGGTTTGGTGGTTTCTCTCTACTTTGTGGGGGTTGTTTCGAGCATTTCAATGATTGGGAGGAGTATTTTTTGCTGCAATTCTTCGCCCAGGAAAGATGCTGATGCTGCTC CGTGGAAGGTGATGTGA
- the LOC125204504 gene encoding uncharacterized protein LOC125204504: MADWGPVVIAVVLFVLLSPGLLFQLPGRNRVVDFGNMQTSGLSILVHTIIFFGLITIFLIAIGIHIHTG; the protein is encoded by the coding sequence ATGGCAGATTGGGGGCCGGTGGTGATAGCGGTGGTGCTGTTCGTGTTGCTGAGTCCGGGGCTCCTTTTCCAGTTGCCGGGTCGGAATCGGGTTGTGGATTTCGGGAACATGCAAACAAGTGGGCTATCCATTTTGGTTCACACCATTATCTTCTTTGGCCTTATTACTATTTTCCTCATCGCCATTGGCATCCACATCCACACTGGCTAG
- the LOC125206808 gene encoding uncharacterized protein LOC125206808 yields MKPRRNAWHKCSGSKAAAEEAATAKAEARVPRPIRRRTYVPREHDVAHERLFADYFAENPRWGANVFHRRFIMSRDLFLRIVHMLEGRDEYFQYREDGIGRPGLTPLQKCTVAIRQLAYDTTADMFDEYLHVGDTTGRECLKKFCKLVVEAFGDTYLRRPTANDCQSLMRMHETVHGFPGMLGSIDSGSNNDINILNSSTLFADQCRGRGPAIQFTANGRTHHMGCPIGERRVLFAAKQESARKDVERAFGVLQSRWAIVKGPARFWYKEVIADVMYACIIMHNMIVEQERGHVTNWVDDEVGSSSSTATSPVTRGLPTGFGAVLERQASMRNQQDHTQLMTDMIEEV; encoded by the exons ATGAAGCCAAGGCGGAATGCTTGGCACAAATGCAGCGGGAGcaaggcggcggcggaggaggcggCGACGGCGAAGGCGGAGGCGCGGGTCCCTCGCCCGATACGACGTCGGACGTATGTCCCCCGCGAGCATGACGTAGCGCACGAACGTCTGTTCGCAGATTATTTTGCCGAGAATCCAAGGTGGGGCGCGAATGTTTTTCACCGCCGTTTTATAATGAGCCGAGATCTTTTTCTCCGCATTGTGCACATGTTGGAGGGACGTGATGAGTACTTCCAGTATCGGGAAGACGGGATCGGCAGACCCGGACTTACGCCGTTGCagaagtgcacggttgcgaTCCGCCAGTTGGCCTACGACACAACAgcggatatgttcgacgagtaccttcacGTCGGGGATACAACTGGCCGCGAATGTCTGAAGAAATTTTGTAAGTTAGTTGTGGAGGCTTTTGGCGACACATATTTGCGACGCCCGACTGCTAATGATTGTCAGAGCCTGATGCGGATGCACGAGACGGTGCACGGCTTCCCTGGGATGCTAGGGAGCATCGACT ccgggtcgaacaacgacatcaacatCCTCAACTCGTCCACCCTATTCGCCGATCAGTGTAGGGGTCGCGGTCCGGCCATTCAGTTCACTGCCAACGGCCGCACAcatcatatggg CTGCCCAATTGGTGAGAGGAGAGTCTTGTTTGCGGCAAAACAGGAGTCCGCgcggaaggatgtggagcgggcttttggggtgctccaatcgcggtgGGCAATCGTGAAAGGTCCGGCGCGTTTCTGGTACAAGGAAGTCATCGCCGacgtcatgtatgcgtgcatcatcatgcataacatgatagtcgaacaagAACGTGGCCATGTCACCAATTGGGTGGATGATGAAGTCGGATCTAGCTCCAGCACGGCGACCTCGCCGGTCACTCGAGGATTACCGACTGGCTTCGGTGCGGTTCTAGAGCGACAAGCCTCAATGCGCAACCAACAAGACCATACTCAACTCATGaccgacatgattgaagaagtttag